Within the Bradyrhizobium ottawaense genome, the region CTGACCGGCACCGAAGTGAAGTCGATCCGCAACGGCAAGACCACGATTGCGGAGTCCTATGCCGATACCAAGGACGGCGAGATCTGGCTGATCAACGCCAATATTCCCGAATATCTGCAGGCCAACCGCTTCAACCACGAGCCGAAGCGGCCGCGCAAACTGCTGTTGCATCGAAAGCAGATCAACAAGCTGATGGGCGCGGTCGATCGCGACGGCATGACGCTGATTCCGCTAAAGCTCTATTTCAACGAGCGCGGGCGCGCCAAGCTGTTGCTGGCGGTCGCGAAGGGCAAGAAGCTGCACGACAAGCGCGAGAGCGAAAAGAAGCGCGACTGGGGCCGGGAAAAGGGCCGCTTGTTGCGGGCGCGCGGATAACCGGCGCGGGGAAGCATCGCAACATCGATAGGGCCAACGCAGCCATGAACCAGAAGAACCTGCTCGAAGTCGACTGGAGCAAGATCCCGGCGCCAACAGACGATGGCGC harbors:
- the smpB gene encoding SsrA-binding protein SmpB yields the protein MAEKNERPIKIVAENRKARFNYAIEDTIETGIALTGTEVKSIRNGKTTIAESYADTKDGEIWLINANIPEYLQANRFNHEPKRPRKLLLHRKQINKLMGAVDRDGMTLIPLKLYFNERGRAKLLLAVAKGKKLHDKRESEKKRDWGREKGRLLRARG